In Desulfoplanes formicivorans, a single genomic region encodes these proteins:
- the ruvX gene encoding Holliday junction resolvase RuvX, whose protein sequence is MTSSTIPSPRYLGIDFGLKRVGLAVAGPNSTMVFPLKTIFRTTRAALFEELLGIIAEENIQAIVLGLPLDLEGNEQLITRQVRNFAASLARRVALPIHLENEALTSFEARNRLHEARVFGARRKNVLDQMAAVAILESFLSRHHHHGSLHRPQ, encoded by the coding sequence ATGACGTCCTCGACAATCCCTTCGCCCCGCTATCTGGGCATTGATTTCGGCCTCAAACGGGTCGGGCTGGCCGTGGCAGGGCCCAACAGCACCATGGTCTTTCCCTTGAAGACCATCTTCAGGACCACCAGAGCCGCCTTGTTCGAGGAGCTTCTCGGGATCATTGCCGAGGAAAACATCCAGGCCATTGTTCTTGGCCTGCCCCTGGACCTTGAAGGCAACGAACAGCTGATCACCAGACAGGTCAGAAATTTTGCCGCCAGTCTGGCCAGACGAGTGGCCCTACCCATCCATCTGGAAAACGAGGCACTGACATCCTTTGAGGCCAGAAATCGCCTTCATGAGGCCCGGGTTTTCGGAGCCCGCAGGAAAAACGTTCTGGACCAGATGGCAGCCGTGGCCATTCTGGAGTCCTTTTTAAGCCGTCACCATCATCACGGATCTCTTCACAGACCCCAATAG